The Pseudarthrobacter sp. NS4 genome includes a window with the following:
- the ilvC gene encoding ketol-acid reductoisomerase encodes MTEMFYDDDADLSIIQGRKVAIVGYGSQGHAHALNLRDSGVEVAIALKEGSTSTAKAEDAGFTVKNVADAAEWADVIMILAPDQHQRSIFNDSIKDKLTPGKALAFAHGFNIRFGYIQAPEGVDVILVAPKAPGHTVRREFEAGRGIPDIIAVEQDASGSAWDLAKSYAKAIGGTRAGVIKTTFTEETETDLFGEQAVLCGGVSQLVQYGFETLTEAGYQPQIAYFEVLHELKLIVDLMWEGGIAKQRWSVSDTAEYGDYVSGPRVITPEVKENMKAVLADIQSGAFAKRFIEDQDNGGVEFKELRAKAEQHPIEGVGRELRSLFSWQQQDVDYVEGSAAR; translated from the coding sequence GTGACTGAAATGTTCTACGACGACGACGCCGACCTGTCGATCATCCAGGGCCGCAAGGTCGCCATCGTTGGCTATGGCTCACAGGGCCATGCCCACGCGCTCAACCTGCGCGATTCCGGCGTCGAGGTTGCCATCGCCCTCAAGGAGGGCTCAACGTCGACCGCCAAGGCCGAGGACGCAGGCTTCACGGTCAAGAACGTTGCCGACGCCGCCGAATGGGCCGACGTCATCATGATCCTGGCGCCGGACCAGCACCAGCGCTCGATCTTCAACGACTCCATCAAGGACAAGCTGACCCCCGGCAAGGCCCTGGCCTTCGCCCACGGCTTCAACATCCGTTTCGGCTACATCCAGGCACCGGAAGGCGTTGACGTCATCCTGGTCGCCCCGAAGGCTCCGGGCCACACCGTGCGCCGCGAATTCGAGGCCGGCCGCGGCATCCCCGACATCATCGCCGTCGAGCAGGACGCTTCGGGCTCCGCCTGGGACCTGGCCAAGTCCTACGCCAAGGCCATCGGCGGTACCCGCGCCGGGGTCATCAAGACCACCTTCACCGAAGAGACCGAAACCGACCTCTTCGGCGAGCAGGCTGTCCTCTGCGGCGGCGTGTCCCAGCTGGTCCAGTACGGCTTCGAAACCCTGACCGAAGCCGGTTACCAGCCGCAGATCGCCTACTTCGAGGTGCTCCACGAGCTCAAGCTCATCGTTGACCTCATGTGGGAAGGCGGCATTGCCAAGCAGCGCTGGAGCGTATCCGACACCGCGGAATACGGCGACTACGTCTCCGGCCCCCGCGTCATCACCCCCGAGGTGAAGGAAAACATGAAGGCAGTCCTGGCTGACATCCAGTCCGGTGCCTTCGCCAAGCGCTTCATCGAGGACCAGGACAACGGCGGCGTGGAGTTCAAGGAGCTGCGTGCCAAGGCCGAGCAGCACCCCATCGAGGGAGTCGGCCGCGAGCTGCGCTCCCTGTTCTCCTGGCAGCAGCAGGACGTGGACTACGTTGAAGGGTCAGCAGCCCGCTAA
- the bcp gene encoding thioredoxin-dependent thiol peroxidase: MANRLVTGDPAPAFTLKDSTGGDISLSPGNGRHTIVYFYPAASTPGCTKEACDFRDSLASLQAAGYDVLGISPDPVDKLAKFAANEELSFPLLSDEDHAVSEAYGAWGEKKNYGKTYEGLIRSTIVVDPEGKVSLAQYNVRATGHVAKLRRDLKLDA, translated from the coding sequence TTGGCCAACAGACTCGTTACCGGCGACCCGGCGCCCGCGTTCACCCTGAAGGACTCAACCGGCGGGGACATCAGCCTGTCCCCGGGCAACGGCCGCCACACCATCGTCTACTTCTATCCCGCCGCTTCCACTCCCGGCTGCACCAAGGAGGCCTGTGACTTCCGTGACAGCCTGGCTTCGCTGCAGGCGGCCGGGTACGACGTCCTGGGAATCTCACCGGATCCTGTGGACAAACTGGCAAAGTTCGCCGCCAATGAGGAGCTGAGCTTCCCCCTGCTCTCGGATGAGGACCACGCCGTATCAGAGGCCTACGGCGCCTGGGGTGAAAAGAAGAACTACGGCAAGACCTACGAGGGCCTGATCCGGTCAACCATCGTGGTGGATCCCGAGGGCAAGGTTTCGCTGGCCCAGTACAACGTCCGCGCCACCGGCCACGTAGCCAAGCTGCGCCGCGACTTGAAGCTGGATGCCTGA
- a CDS encoding ABC transporter substrate-binding protein, with the protein MPSSTSRRAVLKTGAVLLALGATSCTAAPSPSPSSDSPSATIPAEPTATFNFGTAAQPLGLDPALSNDVESQRITRQILEGLVGVDQTTGKPTPLLATEWTESNEGRSYTFKLRTGVMFHDGTPFNAEAVCANFNRWFAFSPDLRRQAPGISFKGVFKAHSDEPGLSIFKSCTALAEDTVRIDLTQRFTAFLQALTLPAFAMASPAALASGTADVLDQNRGGPPVSAFATNPVGTGPFSFKSWDEQSVTLVSNNAYWGDRGQIATINFLAYNHPQTRLQALLDGKIDGYDAVTVGNFDQLVKRGKQIVQRDPFSVMYVGINQDIPVLQNLKVRQAIEMAIDKETLIRRFFIDNTAKATQFVPPKISGFNNDAPELGHDPVKAKEYLKEGAYAGEELKFYYPLNVTRPYLPTPEKVYAEISRQLTAVGLNIRPVPVDWSDGYLQKVQSPGDHALHLLGWNGSYSDADNFVGPLFGEKNGEFGYQDPQVFSKINRARGLPEGQERDEQYHTINAQIAATVPAVPIAFPISALALSDRVVNYPASPVLNEVFTKVQLKP; encoded by the coding sequence GTGCCCAGCAGTACATCGCGGCGGGCGGTCCTTAAGACCGGCGCCGTCCTCCTGGCGTTGGGGGCGACCTCGTGCACAGCCGCACCGTCCCCCTCGCCGTCGTCGGATTCGCCCAGCGCCACCATCCCTGCCGAGCCAACAGCCACCTTCAACTTCGGCACCGCAGCCCAGCCACTGGGGCTGGATCCAGCCCTCTCGAATGACGTGGAGTCCCAGCGCATCACCCGCCAGATCCTCGAAGGACTGGTGGGCGTGGACCAGACCACAGGCAAACCCACGCCACTGCTGGCCACGGAATGGACCGAGTCCAACGAGGGCCGCTCCTACACCTTCAAACTCCGCACCGGCGTCATGTTCCATGACGGCACGCCGTTCAACGCCGAGGCCGTCTGCGCCAACTTCAACCGTTGGTTCGCCTTCTCTCCGGACCTGCGCCGGCAAGCACCCGGCATCTCCTTTAAGGGAGTCTTCAAGGCCCACTCGGACGAACCCGGGCTGTCCATCTTCAAGAGCTGTACCGCCCTCGCTGAAGACACCGTGCGCATCGACCTCACCCAACGGTTCACTGCGTTCCTCCAGGCGCTGACCCTGCCCGCCTTCGCCATGGCTTCTCCTGCGGCCTTGGCGTCCGGCACCGCGGACGTCCTCGACCAAAACAGGGGCGGTCCCCCGGTCTCCGCCTTCGCCACAAACCCTGTAGGCACTGGCCCCTTCAGCTTCAAGTCATGGGATGAACAGAGCGTTACCCTGGTCAGCAACAACGCCTATTGGGGTGACCGGGGCCAGATAGCGACCATCAACTTCCTGGCCTACAACCATCCGCAGACCCGTCTCCAGGCCCTGCTCGACGGCAAAATCGACGGCTATGACGCCGTGACGGTGGGCAATTTTGATCAATTGGTCAAACGCGGCAAGCAGATCGTCCAGCGCGACCCGTTCTCGGTGATGTACGTGGGCATTAACCAGGACATCCCGGTGCTGCAGAACCTGAAGGTCCGGCAGGCGATCGAAATGGCGATCGATAAGGAAACCCTGATCCGCAGATTCTTCATCGACAACACCGCCAAGGCCACCCAGTTTGTCCCTCCGAAAATCAGCGGCTTCAACAACGACGCCCCGGAACTGGGCCATGATCCTGTAAAGGCCAAGGAGTACCTCAAGGAAGGCGCATACGCGGGCGAGGAACTGAAGTTCTACTACCCGCTGAACGTCACGCGGCCCTACCTGCCAACTCCTGAGAAGGTCTATGCCGAGATCAGCCGGCAGCTCACAGCCGTCGGGCTCAACATCCGGCCTGTCCCGGTGGATTGGTCGGATGGCTACCTCCAGAAGGTCCAGTCCCCCGGTGACCACGCACTGCACCTCCTCGGCTGGAACGGTTCGTACTCCGACGCCGACAACTTCGTGGGCCCCCTCTTCGGTGAAAAGAACGGCGAGTTCGGCTACCAGGACCCGCAGGTCTTTTCGAAGATCAACCGTGCCCGCGGCCTGCCCGAGGGCCAGGAACGCGACGAGCAGTACCACACCATCAATGCCCAGATTGCGGCCACTGTTCCTGCGGTTCCCATCGCCTTTCCCATCTCGGCGCTGGCCCTGTCCGACCGCGTCGTGAACTATCCCGCATCACCGGTCTTAAATGAAGTTTTCACGAAGGTGCAATTAAAGCCTTGA
- the ilvD gene encoding dihydroxy-acid dehydratase, with product MSDSQIATENKPDIKPRSRVVTDGIHAAPARGMFRAVGMGDDDFAKPQVGVASSWNEITPCNLSLNRLAQGAKEGVHAGGGFPMQFGTISVSDGISMGHEGMHFSLVSREVIADSVETVMQAERIDGSVLLAGCDKSLPGMLMAAARLDLSSVFLYAGSIMPGWVKLEDGSEKEVTLIDAFEAVGACAAGKMSLEDLTRIEKAICPGEGACGGMYTANTMACIGEALGMSLPGSAAPPSADRRRDEFARKSGEAVVNLLRQGITARDIMTKKAFENAIAVTMAFGGSTNAVLHLLAIAREAEVELTLDDFNRIGDKIPHLGDLKPFGRYVMTDVDKIGGVPVIMKALLDAGLLHGDCLTVTGKTVAENLEAINPPDVDGKILRALDNPIHKTGGITILHGSMAPEGAVVKSAGFDADVFEGTARVFEREQGALDALDNGQIHAGDVVVIRYEGPKGGPGMREMLAITGAIKGAGLGKDVLLLTDGRFSGGTTGLCIGHVAPEAVDGGPIAFVKDGDRIRVDIAARSFDLLVDEAELEARKVGWEPLPARYTKGVLAKYAKLVHSASTGAYCG from the coding sequence ATGAGTGACAGCCAGATCGCAACTGAGAACAAGCCTGACATTAAACCCCGGAGCCGGGTCGTTACCGACGGAATCCACGCTGCACCGGCACGTGGCATGTTCCGGGCGGTCGGCATGGGGGACGACGACTTCGCAAAGCCCCAGGTTGGTGTCGCGAGTTCATGGAACGAAATCACTCCCTGCAACCTTTCCCTGAACCGGCTTGCCCAGGGTGCCAAGGAAGGCGTCCACGCCGGCGGCGGGTTCCCCATGCAGTTCGGCACCATCTCGGTCTCCGACGGCATCTCCATGGGCCATGAGGGCATGCACTTCTCGCTGGTTTCCCGCGAAGTCATTGCCGACTCCGTGGAAACCGTGATGCAGGCCGAGCGCATCGACGGTTCGGTGCTGCTTGCCGGCTGTGACAAGTCCCTGCCCGGCATGCTCATGGCCGCTGCCCGCCTGGACCTTTCCAGCGTCTTCCTGTACGCCGGTTCCATCATGCCGGGCTGGGTCAAGCTTGAGGACGGCTCCGAAAAGGAAGTCACCCTTATTGACGCTTTCGAGGCTGTGGGTGCCTGTGCTGCCGGCAAGATGAGCTTGGAAGACTTGACGCGCATCGAAAAGGCCATCTGCCCGGGCGAAGGCGCCTGCGGCGGCATGTACACGGCCAACACCATGGCCTGCATCGGTGAGGCGCTGGGCATGTCCCTGCCCGGTTCGGCCGCCCCGCCCTCGGCAGACCGCCGTCGTGATGAGTTCGCGCGCAAGTCCGGCGAAGCCGTGGTTAACCTGCTTCGCCAGGGCATCACCGCCCGGGACATCATGACCAAAAAGGCTTTCGAGAACGCCATCGCCGTCACCATGGCGTTCGGCGGATCCACCAACGCCGTGCTGCACCTGCTGGCCATTGCCCGCGAGGCCGAAGTTGAGCTGACCCTGGACGACTTCAACCGCATCGGCGACAAGATCCCGCACCTTGGCGACCTGAAGCCCTTCGGCCGCTACGTGATGACCGACGTCGACAAGATCGGCGGTGTTCCGGTGATCATGAAGGCACTGCTCGACGCCGGCCTGCTGCACGGCGATTGCCTCACCGTGACCGGCAAGACCGTGGCGGAGAACCTCGAGGCGATCAACCCTCCGGACGTGGACGGCAAGATCCTGCGCGCGCTGGACAACCCCATCCACAAGACCGGCGGCATCACCATCCTCCACGGCTCCATGGCTCCCGAAGGTGCCGTCGTCAAGAGCGCCGGCTTCGACGCCGACGTGTTCGAAGGTACCGCCCGCGTCTTTGAACGCGAACAGGGTGCCCTGGATGCGCTGGACAACGGCCAGATCCATGCAGGCGACGTTGTTGTTATCCGCTATGAAGGCCCCAAGGGCGGTCCCGGCATGCGCGAAATGCTCGCCATCACAGGCGCCATCAAGGGCGCCGGCCTGGGCAAGGACGTCCTGCTCCTCACCGACGGACGCTTCTCCGGCGGCACCACCGGCCTGTGCATCGGCCACGTGGCCCCGGAAGCAGTCGACGGCGGCCCCATCGCGTTCGTCAAGGACGGCGACCGGATCCGCGTGGACATCGCAGCCCGCAGCTTCGACCTGCTGGTGGACGAGGCGGAGCTCGAGGCCCGCAAGGTGGGGTGGGAGCCGCTGCCGGCCAGGTACACCAAGGGCGTCCTGGCCAAGTACGCCAAGCTGGTGCACAGCGCCTCCACGGGCGCATACTGCGGGTGA
- a CDS encoding acetolactate synthase large subunit yields the protein MSKGSPISPSLMATKSAGATKAPERADRTAEQAAVVADLAAASPVLGPNNVVPPTVMSGSQAIVRSLEELGVDDIFGLPGGAILPTYDPLMASSMNHVLVRHEQGAGHAAQGYAMVTGRVGVCIATSGPGATNLVTAIMDAHMDSVPLVAITGQVSSGVIGTDAFQEADIVGITMPITKHSFLVTDPNDIPHVMAEAFHLASTGRPGPVLVDVAKDAQMGQMTFSWPPKVDLPGYRPVTRGHNKQVREAAKLIAASTKPVLYVGGGVVKAHASAELRALAEATGAPVVTTLMAKGVFPDSHPQHVGMPGMHGTVSAVTALQQADLLITLGARFDDRVTGVLKTFAPLAKVIHADIDPAEISKNRTADVPIVGSVKEIIPELTEAVRTQFEASGTPDLTTWWAFLNNLKETYPLGWTEPDDGLTAPQKVIERIGALTGPEGVYVAGVGQHQMWAAQFIKYERPHAWLNSGGAGTMGYAVPAAMGAKVGEPDRVVWAIDGDGCFQMTNQELATCAINNIPIKVAVINNSSLGMVRQWQTLFYEGRYSNTDLNTGHDTVRIPDFVKLGEAYGCASFRCERDEDIDATIQKALEINDRPVVIDFVVSPNSMVWPMVPAGVSNDQIQVARNMTPEWEEED from the coding sequence ATGAGCAAAGGATCGCCGATCAGCCCCTCGCTGATGGCTACTAAGTCCGCTGGAGCCACCAAGGCTCCGGAACGCGCCGACAGGACGGCTGAGCAGGCCGCCGTCGTCGCCGACCTTGCTGCCGCCTCTCCTGTCCTTGGGCCGAACAACGTTGTACCCCCAACGGTGATGAGCGGCTCGCAAGCTATTGTCCGTTCGCTCGAAGAACTCGGCGTGGACGATATTTTCGGTTTGCCTGGTGGCGCGATCCTGCCCACCTACGACCCCTTGATGGCCTCCAGCATGAATCACGTGCTGGTCCGTCATGAACAGGGAGCCGGCCACGCCGCGCAAGGCTATGCCATGGTCACCGGACGGGTTGGTGTCTGCATCGCCACTTCGGGCCCGGGTGCCACCAACCTCGTCACCGCCATCATGGACGCCCACATGGACTCCGTTCCGCTGGTGGCCATCACCGGCCAGGTATCCAGCGGCGTGATCGGCACCGATGCCTTCCAGGAAGCCGACATCGTGGGCATCACCATGCCCATCACCAAGCACTCCTTCCTGGTGACAGACCCCAACGACATTCCGCATGTCATGGCTGAGGCGTTCCACCTCGCTTCCACTGGCCGTCCCGGTCCCGTCCTGGTGGATGTTGCCAAGGATGCACAGATGGGGCAGATGACGTTCTCCTGGCCGCCGAAGGTGGACCTGCCGGGCTACCGTCCTGTCACCCGCGGCCACAACAAGCAGGTTCGTGAGGCCGCGAAGCTCATCGCCGCGTCCACCAAACCTGTCCTGTACGTCGGGGGCGGCGTGGTTAAGGCGCATGCAAGCGCAGAGCTGCGGGCCCTCGCTGAAGCCACCGGCGCCCCCGTGGTGACAACCCTGATGGCGAAGGGCGTCTTCCCTGATTCCCATCCGCAGCATGTCGGGATGCCCGGCATGCATGGCACCGTCTCCGCCGTAACCGCCCTGCAGCAGGCCGACCTCCTGATCACCCTGGGAGCACGCTTCGATGACCGCGTGACCGGCGTGCTCAAGACGTTCGCGCCGCTGGCCAAGGTCATTCACGCTGACATCGACCCCGCGGAGATCTCCAAGAACCGCACCGCCGACGTTCCCATCGTGGGATCGGTCAAGGAAATCATTCCGGAACTGACAGAGGCAGTACGCACGCAGTTTGAGGCCTCCGGCACGCCGGACCTCACCACATGGTGGGCCTTCCTTAACAACCTCAAGGAAACGTACCCGCTGGGCTGGACCGAGCCGGACGACGGACTGACCGCGCCGCAGAAGGTCATCGAGCGCATCGGTGCGCTCACCGGGCCGGAAGGCGTCTACGTTGCCGGCGTTGGCCAGCACCAGATGTGGGCGGCGCAGTTCATCAAGTACGAGCGCCCCCACGCCTGGCTGAACTCGGGCGGCGCCGGGACCATGGGCTACGCCGTACCGGCAGCCATGGGCGCCAAGGTGGGCGAGCCGGACCGCGTGGTCTGGGCCATCGACGGCGACGGCTGCTTCCAGATGACCAACCAGGAACTGGCCACCTGCGCCATCAACAACATTCCCATCAAGGTTGCAGTCATCAACAACTCCTCCCTGGGCATGGTGCGCCAGTGGCAGACCCTCTTCTACGAGGGCCGCTACTCAAACACCGATCTCAACACCGGCCACGACACCGTCCGCATTCCGGATTTCGTCAAGCTGGGCGAGGCCTACGGATGCGCCTCGTTCCGCTGCGAACGCGACGAGGACATCGACGCCACCATCCAGAAGGCCCTGGAAATCAACGACCGCCCCGTGGTCATCGATTTCGTGGTGAGCCCCAACTCCATGGTGTGGCCGATGGTGCCCGCCGGCGTGAGCAACGACCAGATCCAGGTTGCCCGCAACATGACCCCGGAATGGGAAGAAGAGGACTGA
- a CDS encoding MarR family winged helix-turn-helix transcriptional regulator yields the protein MDHWPTGRLLSTAARLVEHSWNEKLGAIGLTHAGVIAIEVLDAQGPMTQAQLAQFVRVQAQTMGKTLSRLESHGHIARVRSTSDRRSHVVSLTERGKEAVAAAVEMERSVLASASIDPEVLRQELQAVVRELASQFATTPGNAAAFVENSQS from the coding sequence ATGGATCACTGGCCCACGGGGCGCCTCTTGTCCACTGCTGCGCGCCTCGTAGAACACTCCTGGAACGAAAAACTTGGTGCCATCGGTTTGACCCACGCCGGCGTGATCGCCATCGAGGTTCTGGACGCGCAGGGCCCCATGACCCAAGCGCAACTTGCCCAATTTGTACGCGTGCAGGCCCAAACCATGGGCAAGACACTCAGCCGCCTGGAATCGCACGGGCACATTGCCCGTGTCCGCAGCACGTCCGACCGCAGGAGCCACGTGGTGTCTCTCACGGAACGGGGCAAGGAAGCTGTGGCCGCTGCAGTGGAGATGGAACGTTCCGTCCTCGCTTCTGCGTCCATAGACCCTGAAGTGCTCCGCCAGGAGCTGCAGGCTGTTGTCCGTGAGCTCGCAAGCCAGTTCGCCACCACCCCGGGTAATGCTGCCGCGTTCGTGGAAAACTCGCAAAGCTGA
- a CDS encoding fasciclin domain-containing protein codes for MQTIKRTTFTVAGVAAAALLSLTACGGSASTSGTSAPAESPSASTMAPSASPSAAAMDPAANLVGPGCAAYAEQVPTGAGSVEGMALDPVAVAASNNPILTTLTAAVSGKLNPKVDLVDTLNGGEFTVFAPVDDAFAKIDAATIETLKTDDALLSKILTYHVVPGQITPDKIAGTHATVQGGSVTVTGSGDELKVDDASVICGGVQTKNATVYLIDSVLMPK; via the coding sequence ATGCAGACCATCAAGCGCACAACCTTCACCGTCGCAGGCGTTGCAGCCGCAGCTCTGCTGAGCCTGACCGCATGTGGCGGATCCGCCAGCACGTCGGGGACCTCTGCGCCGGCTGAATCCCCTTCCGCCTCCACCATGGCCCCGTCGGCCAGTCCCTCCGCGGCAGCCATGGACCCGGCGGCCAACCTGGTCGGCCCCGGCTGCGCCGCCTACGCAGAGCAGGTCCCTACGGGTGCCGGTTCCGTTGAGGGCATGGCCCTCGACCCGGTGGCCGTTGCGGCCTCCAACAACCCGATCCTGACCACCCTCACCGCCGCGGTTTCGGGAAAGCTGAACCCCAAGGTTGACCTGGTGGACACGCTCAACGGCGGCGAGTTCACCGTCTTCGCCCCGGTGGATGATGCCTTCGCCAAGATCGACGCCGCAACCATCGAAACGCTGAAGACCGATGATGCCCTGCTCAGCAAGATCCTGACCTACCACGTTGTTCCGGGCCAGATCACCCCTGACAAGATCGCCGGCACGCACGCAACCGTCCAGGGTGGCTCGGTGACAGTAACGGGCAGCGGCGACGAACTCAAGGTTGACGACGCCAGCGTCATCTGCGGCGGCGTGCAGACCAAGAACGCCACGGTCTACCTGATCGACTCGGTGCTGATGCCCAAGTAA
- a CDS encoding malate:quinone oxidoreductase produces MTFISKTPHADVVLIGGGIMSATLGAFLKQLEPNWTISLFERLDQPGLESSGPWNNAGTGHAALCELNYSPAAKDGSVDPSKALLINEQFQLSRQFWSHLVDRNLIGSPKRFINTVPHMSFVIGEDHTRFLKTRHEALKPHTLFRSMEYSEDRGQIGKWAPLIVKGRDPKQRIAATRAAEGTDVDFGALTRELTTYLGNNGVEINYGHDVTGISRASDGGWNLSLKYPKSGEHGKIHAKFVFVGAGGGALHLLQASGIPESKGYGGFPVSGQFFRCTDETIAAQHSAKVYGQASVGAPPMSVPHLDTRYVNGKRSLLFGPYAGFSTNFLKNGSYLDLPLSIRPGNIIPMLAVAKDNMDLTAYLIKEVAKRHGDKVEALREYYPEAKDGDWELITAGQRVQIIKKDPHKGGILQFGTEVIAGRDGSIGALLGASPGASTAVPIMIELLQKTFPKNFKGWQSKLKDMMPGYGVKLDENPDLAIELEQATAKSLQLESVSASR; encoded by the coding sequence GTGACCTTCATTTCCAAGACCCCACATGCCGACGTCGTCCTGATTGGCGGCGGCATCATGAGCGCCACGCTGGGGGCATTTCTCAAGCAGCTGGAGCCGAACTGGACCATCTCCCTGTTCGAGCGGCTGGACCAGCCCGGACTGGAGAGCTCCGGCCCGTGGAACAACGCCGGAACCGGCCACGCTGCCCTCTGTGAACTCAACTACTCCCCTGCAGCCAAAGACGGCTCAGTGGACCCCTCCAAAGCACTGCTCATCAACGAACAGTTCCAACTCTCCCGCCAGTTCTGGTCCCACCTGGTGGACCGGAACCTGATCGGTTCTCCCAAGCGCTTCATCAACACCGTGCCGCACATGAGCTTCGTGATCGGCGAGGACCACACCAGGTTCCTGAAGACCCGGCATGAGGCGCTGAAGCCCCACACCCTGTTCCGCAGCATGGAATACTCCGAGGACCGCGGCCAGATCGGCAAGTGGGCACCGCTCATCGTCAAGGGCCGCGACCCGAAACAGCGCATTGCCGCCACCCGCGCCGCCGAGGGCACCGACGTCGACTTCGGGGCACTCACCCGTGAACTGACCACGTACCTGGGGAACAACGGCGTCGAAATCAACTACGGCCATGACGTCACGGGAATTTCCCGGGCTTCCGACGGCGGCTGGAACCTCTCCCTGAAGTACCCGAAGTCCGGAGAACACGGCAAGATCCACGCCAAGTTCGTCTTCGTCGGCGCCGGCGGTGGGGCCCTGCACCTGCTCCAGGCCTCCGGCATCCCCGAGAGCAAGGGTTACGGCGGCTTCCCCGTTTCCGGCCAGTTCTTCCGCTGCACTGACGAAACCATCGCCGCCCAGCACAGCGCCAAAGTCTATGGCCAGGCGTCCGTGGGTGCCCCGCCCATGTCCGTGCCGCACCTTGATACGCGGTATGTCAACGGCAAGCGTTCGCTGTTGTTCGGCCCCTACGCCGGATTCTCCACCAATTTCCTGAAGAACGGCTCCTACCTGGACCTCCCGCTGTCCATCCGCCCGGGCAACATCATCCCGATGCTGGCAGTGGCCAAGGACAACATGGACCTCACCGCTTACCTGATCAAGGAAGTGGCCAAGCGCCACGGGGACAAGGTCGAGGCGCTGCGTGAGTACTACCCGGAGGCAAAGGACGGCGACTGGGAACTGATCACCGCCGGCCAGCGTGTACAGATCATCAAGAAAGACCCACACAAGGGCGGCATCCTCCAGTTTGGAACTGAAGTGATCGCCGGCCGTGACGGCTCCATCGGTGCGCTCCTTGGCGCCTCCCCTGGAGCTTCAACCGCTGTCCCCATCATGATCGAACTGCTGCAGAAGACGTTCCCGAAGAACTTCAAGGGCTGGCAGTCAAAGCTCAAGGACATGATGCCCGGCTACGGGGTGAAGCTGGATGAGAATCCGGACCTCGCCATCGAGCTCGAGCAGGCTACGGCCAAGTCCCTCCAGCTGGAGAGCGTTTCCGCCAGCCGCTGA
- the ilvN gene encoding acetolactate synthase small subunit has translation MSRHTLSVLVEDKPGVLTRVASLFARRAFNINSLAVGPTEVPGISRMTVVVDADGDLIEQVTKQLNKLINVIKIVELTPESSVQRDHILVKVRADAATRLQVTQAADLFRASVVDVSTDSVVIEATGHPEKLTALLSVLEPFGIREIVQSGTLAVGRGSRSMSDRALRSA, from the coding sequence ATGAGCCGCCACACACTTTCCGTTCTGGTTGAAGACAAGCCCGGCGTCCTGACCCGGGTTGCGAGCCTCTTCGCCCGCCGCGCCTTCAACATCAACTCCCTGGCCGTTGGCCCCACCGAAGTCCCGGGCATCTCCCGGATGACCGTGGTGGTCGACGCAGACGGCGACCTCATCGAACAGGTCACCAAGCAGCTCAACAAACTGATCAACGTCATCAAGATCGTTGAGCTGACCCCCGAATCTTCCGTACAACGCGACCACATCCTGGTTAAAGTACGTGCGGATGCCGCAACACGCCTGCAGGTGACCCAGGCTGCAGACCTGTTCCGCGCCTCAGTGGTCGACGTATCCACCGATTCCGTCGTCATTGAAGCAACCGGCCACCCCGAAAAGCTCACGGCACTGCTCTCAGTGCTGGAGCCCTTCGGCATCCGCGAAATCGTGCAGTCCGGCACCCTGGCCGTTGGACGGGGATCCCGCTCCATGAGTGACCGGGCGCTGCGTTCCGCCTAG